One genomic window of Solanum dulcamara chromosome 10, daSolDulc1.2, whole genome shotgun sequence includes the following:
- the LOC129870483 gene encoding ethylene-response factor C3-like — translation MEFSSSKIQYPNFNSFQEQSPLLPWNELFLDEHLTKYPWEFDSIDHNADHYLPRSSSFLETNSSKECYPWKVDSVEQNNDHYLPRSSSFSETNSSKECYPWKVDSVEQNNDHYLPRSSSFSGTNSSKGSYQKEHQLPRSSSSSDNTDSSKGSNNHHDVEEVTSHDNNNPTELEEKKHYIGVRKRPWGKYAAEIRDSTRNGIRVWLGTFNTGEEAALAYDQAALSMRGSLALLNFPLDKVKESLENIKYICEDGISPAAVLKATNKMRCVKHKRNRKKRKRENNVFVFEDLGTELLDELLMSSS, via the coding sequence ATGGAATTTTCATCCTCTAAAATTCAATATCCAAATTTCAATTCCTTCCAAGAACAATCACCATTATTACCATGGAATGAACTTTTCTTAGATGAACATTTGACTAAATATCCATGGGAATTTGACTCCATTGACCATAACGCCGATCATTATCTACCAAGAAGTTCTTCGTTCTTAGAAACTAATTCCTCGAAAGAATGTTATCCATGGAAAGTTGACTCTGTTGAGCAGAACAACGATCATTATctaccaagaagttcttcattctcaGAAACTAATTCCTCGAAAGAATGTTATCCATGGAAAGTTGACTCTGTTGAGCAGAACAACGATCATTATctaccaagaagttcttcattctcaGGCACTAATTCCTCGAAAGGAAGCTACCAGAAGGAACATCAActaccaagaagttcttcatcctcAGACAACACTGATTCCTCAAAAGGAAGCAACAACCATCATGACGTCGAAGAGGTTACATCTCATGATAACAATAACCCTACagaattagaagaaaaaaagcaCTACATAGGAGTTAGAAAGAGACCATGGGGAAAATATGCAGCAGAAATAAGAGACTCAACAAGAAATGGAATAAGAGTTTGGTTAGGGACATTTAATACTGGTGAAGAAGCTGCTTTAGCATATGACCAAGCTGCACTTTCAATGAGAGGTTCATTGGCACTTCTAAATTTTCCATTGGACAAAGTAAAAGAATCACTAGAAAATATTAAGTATATTTGTGAAGATGGAATTTCACCAGCTGCTGTTTTAAAGGCAACAAATAAAATGAGATGTGTTAAACATAAgagaaatagaaagaaaagaaagagggaAAATAATGTTTTTGTATTTGAAGATTTGGGTACTGAATTGTTAGATGAACTTTTGATGAGTTCATCTTAG